From one Rhizobium lentis genomic stretch:
- a CDS encoding ATP-binding cassette domain-containing protein, with translation MTREPLLTARGLVKRYGRVTALDNADFDLYPGEILAVIGDNGAGKSSLIKAISGAVTPDEGVITLEGKQVHFRSPMEAREAGIETVYQNLALSPALSIADNMFLGREIRKPGPLGSLFRMLDRPAMEKLARNKLTELGLMTIQNINQAVETLSGGQRQGVAVARAAAFGSKVIIMDEPTAALGVKESRRVLELILDVRARGLPIVLISHNMPHVFEVADRIHIHRLGRRLTVIDPKEYTMSDAVAFMTGAKAVPTEPVAA, from the coding sequence ATGACTCGCGAACCCCTTCTCACCGCCCGCGGTCTCGTCAAGCGTTACGGACGCGTGACCGCGCTCGACAATGCCGATTTCGACCTCTATCCTGGCGAAATCCTGGCCGTCATCGGCGATAACGGCGCCGGCAAGTCCTCGCTGATCAAGGCGATTTCGGGCGCGGTCACCCCCGACGAGGGCGTGATCACCCTTGAGGGCAAGCAGGTACACTTCCGCTCGCCGATGGAGGCGCGCGAAGCCGGCATCGAGACCGTCTACCAGAACCTTGCTCTGTCGCCGGCGCTGTCAATCGCCGACAATATGTTCCTCGGCCGCGAGATCCGCAAACCCGGTCCGCTCGGCTCCTTGTTCCGCATGCTCGACCGGCCAGCCATGGAAAAGCTGGCGCGCAACAAGCTGACCGAACTCGGCCTGATGACCATCCAGAACATCAACCAGGCGGTGGAGACGCTCTCCGGCGGTCAGCGCCAGGGCGTCGCGGTCGCCCGCGCCGCCGCCTTCGGCTCGAAAGTGATCATCATGGACGAACCGACGGCGGCCCTCGGCGTCAAGGAAAGCCGGCGCGTGCTGGAGCTGATCCTCGATGTGCGCGCTCGCGGCCTGCCGATCGTGCTGATCTCCCACAACATGCCGCATGTCTTCGAGGTGGCCGACCGCATCCATATCCACCGCCTCGGCCGGCGACTGACGGTGATCGATCCGAAGGAATACACCATGTCCGACGCCGTCGCCTTCATGACCGGCGCCAAGGCGGTGCCGACGGAGCCCGTCGCGGCATGA
- the pyrC gene encoding dihydroorotase: MQSITIRRPDDWHLHLRDGAMLEGVIADTSRTFARAIIMPNLVPPVVTSADARAYRERILKALPDGHRFQPLMTLYLTEHTSPDDVEAGAASGLITAVKLYPAGATTNSHGGVRDMEKAMPVLERMAEIGLPLCVHGEVTTAEVDIFDREAVFIDTVLDPLRKRLPELKVTMEHVTTSDGIDYIKAAKGNLAGSITTHHLIINRNAILVGGIRPHYYCLPIAKRETHRLALRAAATSGDKRFFLGTDSAPHVDPLKECACGCAGIYTSINTMSCLAHVFEEEGALDRLEAFASLNGPAWYGLSPNEERITLSKQAEPVIFPAKIETGAGPVTVFDPMLPLHWQVVG, encoded by the coding sequence ATGCAATCGATCACCATCCGCCGTCCTGACGACTGGCACCTGCATCTGCGCGACGGCGCCATGCTGGAAGGCGTGATCGCCGATACGAGCCGCACCTTCGCCCGCGCCATCATCATGCCCAATCTGGTGCCGCCCGTCGTCACGTCAGCGGATGCGAGAGCCTATCGCGAGCGCATCCTCAAGGCGCTGCCGGACGGCCATCGCTTCCAGCCGCTGATGACGCTGTATCTCACCGAGCATACGAGCCCGGATGACGTGGAAGCGGGTGCCGCGAGCGGCCTCATCACTGCCGTCAAGCTTTACCCCGCCGGCGCCACCACCAATTCGCATGGCGGCGTGCGCGACATGGAAAAGGCGATGCCGGTGCTCGAGCGCATGGCTGAGATTGGCCTGCCGCTCTGCGTCCATGGCGAGGTGACGACGGCCGAGGTCGATATCTTCGACCGCGAGGCCGTCTTCATCGACACCGTGCTCGATCCGCTGCGCAAGCGCCTGCCGGAATTGAAGGTGACGATGGAGCATGTGACGACATCGGATGGTATCGATTACATCAAGGCGGCCAAGGGCAATCTCGCCGGCTCGATCACCACCCATCATCTGATCATCAACCGCAACGCCATTCTGGTCGGCGGCATCCGCCCGCATTATTACTGCCTGCCGATCGCCAAGCGCGAGACCCACCGGCTGGCCTTGCGGGCGGCCGCCACCAGCGGCGACAAGCGCTTCTTCCTCGGCACGGATTCGGCTCCGCATGTCGATCCGCTGAAGGAATGCGCCTGCGGCTGCGCCGGCATCTACACCTCGATCAATACGATGAGCTGCCTTGCGCATGTCTTCGAGGAGGAGGGCGCGCTCGACAGGCTCGAAGCCTTCGCCTCATTGAACGGGCCGGCCTGGTACGGGCTGTCCCCGAACGAGGAACGGATCACGCTGTCAAAGCAGGCCGAACCGGTCATCTTTCCCGCCAAGATAGAAACCGGCGCTGGTCCGGTGACGGTCTTCGATCCGATGTTGCCCCTGCATTGGCAGGTGGTGGGATAG
- a CDS encoding carbohydrate kinase family protein, translating into MILCCGEALIDMLPRDTTLGEKGFAPYAGGAIFNTAIALGRLGIPTAFFTGIADDMMGEILLATLKASNVDYSPCAITQRPSTIAFVKLVNGQATYAFYDEGTAGRMITEADLPTLGDDCEALHFGAISLIPSPCGETYEALLDREAARRVISLDPNIRPGFIKDKPAHMARIRRMAAKSDIVKFSDEDLDWFGLEGDHDALAAHWLAHGAKLVVITKGAEGASGYTRDRKVTVPSERVAVVDTVGAGDTFDAGVLASLKRDNLLTKEQVASLDEQAVRNALTLGAKAAAVTVSRAGANPPWAHEIGL; encoded by the coding sequence ATGATTTTGTGCTGCGGCGAAGCCCTGATCGACATGCTGCCGAGGGACACGACGCTTGGTGAAAAGGGCTTTGCCCCCTATGCCGGCGGCGCGATCTTCAATACCGCCATCGCGCTTGGTCGCCTCGGCATCCCCACCGCCTTCTTCACCGGGATTGCCGATGACATGATGGGCGAAATCCTGCTCGCGACGCTGAAGGCGAGCAATGTCGATTACAGCCCGTGCGCCATCACCCAGCGGCCCTCGACGATCGCCTTCGTCAAGCTCGTCAACGGCCAGGCGACCTATGCCTTCTATGACGAGGGCACGGCCGGCCGCATGATCACCGAAGCCGACCTGCCGACGCTCGGCGACGATTGCGAAGCGCTGCATTTCGGCGCGATCAGCCTGATCCCGAGCCCCTGCGGCGAGACCTATGAAGCGCTGCTCGACCGCGAAGCTGCCCGGCGGGTCATTTCGCTCGACCCCAACATCCGCCCGGGCTTCATCAAGGACAAGCCGGCGCATATGGCCCGCATCAGGCGTATGGCGGCCAAATCCGACATCGTCAAATTCTCCGACGAGGATCTCGACTGGTTCGGCCTTGAAGGCGACCACGATGCGCTCGCGGCCCACTGGCTGGCCCACGGCGCCAAGCTCGTCGTCATCACCAAGGGCGCGGAAGGTGCTTCCGGCTATACCAGGGATCGCAAGGTTACAGTGCCAAGTGAGCGCGTTGCCGTCGTCGACACGGTCGGCGCCGGCGATACTTTCGACGCCGGTGTGCTGGCGTCGCTGAAGCGAGATAATCTGCTAACCAAGGAGCAGGTCGCCTCGCTCGACGAGCAGGCGGTGCGCAACGCCCTGACGCTGGGTGCCAAGGCCGCCGCCGTCACCGTCTCCCGCGCCGGCGCCAACCCGCCCTGGGCGCATGAGATCGGGCTTTAA
- the otsA gene encoding alpha,alpha-trehalose-phosphate synthase (UDP-forming), with translation MSRLIVVSNRVPMPAKDGSAAAGGLAVALQAALEERGGIWMGWSGESSGDREPGALSQLQKGNITYALTDLTDTDVEEYYRGFANRVLWPICHYRLDLAEYGRKEMAGYFRVNRFFAHRLAPLIEPDDIIWVHDYHLIPLAAELRQMGLKNRIGFFLHIPWPPADILVTMPVHEEIMRGLSHYDLVGFQTDYDLQNFAGYLRREGIGDDLGNGLFDSHGRIFKAGAYPIGIETAAFADFAERAADNVMVQKTRRSVEGRDMIIGVDRLDYSKGIIQRLEAFERFLISNPAYQNKVTYLQVTPKSRSEVPEYEHMQKMVAEQAGRVNGAIGTVDWVPIRYVNRSISRNVLAGLYRLATIGLVTPLRDGMNLVAKEYVAAQNPDRPGVLVLSRFAGAARELKGALLVNPYDVEGTANALARGLAMSLEERRERWSMMMEHLLSHDVSLWCENFLRDLVTAAELPRTVT, from the coding sequence ATGAGCCGTCTTATCGTCGTTTCCAATCGTGTTCCCATGCCGGCCAAAGATGGGAGCGCCGCGGCCGGCGGGCTGGCCGTTGCGCTGCAGGCAGCCCTGGAAGAGCGCGGCGGCATTTGGATGGGGTGGTCGGGAGAGTCGAGCGGCGACAGGGAGCCCGGCGCGCTGTCGCAGCTGCAGAAGGGTAACATCACCTATGCGCTGACCGATCTCACCGATACCGACGTCGAGGAATATTATCGCGGCTTTGCAAACCGTGTTCTCTGGCCCATCTGTCACTACCGCCTCGACCTCGCCGAATACGGCCGCAAGGAAATGGCCGGTTATTTCCGCGTCAACCGCTTCTTCGCGCACCGGCTGGCGCCGTTGATCGAGCCTGATGACATCATCTGGGTGCATGATTACCACCTCATTCCGCTGGCCGCCGAACTGCGGCAAATGGGGCTGAAGAACCGGATCGGCTTCTTCCTGCACATTCCCTGGCCGCCGGCCGACATTCTCGTGACGATGCCGGTCCATGAAGAAATCATGCGCGGGCTTTCCCATTACGATCTCGTCGGCTTCCAGACCGATTACGACCTCCAGAACTTCGCCGGTTATTTGAGAAGGGAGGGAATTGGCGACGACCTCGGAAACGGTTTGTTCGATTCCCACGGCCGGATCTTCAAGGCCGGCGCCTATCCGATCGGCATCGAGACCGCGGCCTTCGCCGATTTCGCCGAGAGAGCCGCAGACAATGTCATGGTGCAGAAGACCCGGCGCAGCGTCGAAGGCCGGGACATGATCATCGGCGTCGACCGCCTTGATTATTCGAAGGGCATCATTCAGCGGCTGGAAGCGTTCGAACGCTTCCTCATCAGCAATCCTGCCTACCAGAACAAGGTCACCTATCTGCAGGTCACACCGAAATCGCGTTCGGAAGTCCCCGAATACGAGCATATGCAGAAGATGGTCGCCGAGCAGGCCGGCCGCGTCAACGGCGCCATCGGAACGGTCGACTGGGTGCCGATCCGCTATGTCAACCGATCGATCAGCCGCAACGTGCTCGCCGGCCTCTACCGTCTGGCGACGATCGGGCTGGTCACGCCGTTGCGCGACGGCATGAACCTCGTCGCCAAGGAATATGTCGCCGCCCAAAACCCGGATCGGCCGGGCGTCTTGGTGCTATCGCGCTTTGCCGGCGCCGCACGGGAGTTGAAGGGGGCACTGCTGGTCAATCCCTACGATGTCGAAGGCACCGCCAATGCGCTTGCCAGGGGTCTCGCCATGTCGCTCGAGGAGCGCCGCGAGCGCTGGAGCATGATGATGGAACATCTGCTCTCTCACGATGTCTCGCTTTGGTGCGAAAACTTCCTGCGGGACCTGGTGACCGCTGCCGAGCTTCCCCGGACGGTCACCTGA
- a CDS encoding GGDEF domain-containing protein, translated as MMLDYNSLLLALGVSAACLAVTLMGSWLVRRTETVLLTATSGLVLVVTGIFVYSAYVNRPEAAFAIGSFVLFHAGFATIWGAGKQFLTGYLAVSAVVIRALAAMVSSIVPMIAGYDGLAFIADNLAIALLLFATARQYWLARAEAPAPLLGIAALYTLTAISFVLCAAVLIADGKLVLGKAPNNWAEDLSIAVCIAGMTGIGALSLALHQWRLAARHRLEAMTDPLTGLLNRRAVFDEYGTRPMGSTTAIIVFDIDHFKSVNDRYGHASGDRVITVFAEELAANCRPGDTAARLGGEEFALVLKEVMPGRAELTAERIRRAFEAREIPIDGEVLRCTVSVGVAPGRSTPLDFDAMLSAADKALYAAKRAGRNRVEFAGHLQAVPVEASLTAS; from the coding sequence ATGATGCTTGACTACAACTCCCTTTTGCTGGCGCTCGGCGTTTCGGCCGCCTGTCTTGCCGTGACCCTGATGGGCAGCTGGCTGGTGCGCCGGACCGAAACCGTGCTGCTCACCGCCACCAGCGGTCTCGTCCTCGTCGTCACGGGCATTTTTGTCTACAGCGCCTATGTCAACCGGCCGGAGGCTGCCTTCGCCATCGGCAGTTTCGTGCTGTTCCATGCCGGCTTTGCCACCATCTGGGGCGCGGGCAAACAGTTCCTCACCGGCTATCTGGCGGTTTCGGCCGTCGTGATCCGGGCACTGGCGGCAATGGTTTCTTCCATCGTGCCGATGATCGCGGGGTATGACGGCCTGGCCTTCATCGCCGACAATCTCGCCATCGCCTTGCTGCTCTTTGCCACTGCCCGGCAATATTGGCTTGCCCGTGCCGAAGCGCCGGCGCCGCTTCTCGGCATTGCGGCGCTCTATACGCTGACGGCGATTTCCTTCGTACTCTGCGCCGCCGTCCTGATCGCCGATGGCAAGCTGGTGCTGGGAAAAGCGCCTAACAACTGGGCCGAGGATCTGAGTATCGCCGTCTGCATCGCCGGCATGACCGGCATCGGCGCATTGTCGCTGGCGCTGCATCAATGGCGGCTCGCCGCCCGCCACCGCCTCGAGGCGATGACCGATCCGCTGACCGGCCTGCTCAACCGCCGCGCCGTCTTCGACGAGTACGGCACGCGCCCGATGGGATCGACCACCGCCATCATCGTCTTCGATATCGACCATTTCAAATCCGTCAACGACCGCTATGGCCATGCGAGCGGCGACCGCGTGATCACCGTCTTCGCCGAGGAACTCGCCGCCAATTGCCGCCCCGGCGATACCGCCGCGAGGCTCGGGGGCGAAGAATTTGCGCTGGTGCTGAAGGAAGTCATGCCAGGCCGGGCCGAACTGACGGCTGAGCGGATTCGCAGGGCCTTCGAGGCGCGAGAGATTCCCATCGACGGTGAGGTATTGAGATGCACAGTGAGCGTCGGCGTGGCGCCCGGCCGGTCGACGCCGCTCGATTTCGACGCCATGCTGAGCGCCGCCGACAAGGCGCTCTACGCCGCCAAGCGCGCCGGCCGCAATCGGGTCGAGTTTGCCGGCCATCTGCAGGCCGTGCCCGTCGAAGCATCGCTCACGGCGTCTTGA
- a CDS encoding DUF1772 domain-containing protein has product MQIILILSLVAAAIGSGLVAGIFFAFSTFIMTAFARIPAEQGIAAMNAINVTIVRSPFMALFVPTAILCLVIAVLAVIDWRGGASTLMLTGAALYLLASFLSTIIFNVPMNDALEKVSGSGAEAAALWTTYLRDWTWWNHVRTIASLLASAAFVRALMVV; this is encoded by the coding sequence ATGCAGATCATCCTCATCCTTTCCCTCGTCGCCGCAGCGATCGGCAGCGGCCTCGTCGCCGGCATCTTCTTCGCCTTCTCGACCTTCATCATGACCGCCTTCGCGCGCATCCCGGCGGAACAGGGCATCGCGGCGATGAACGCGATCAATGTGACGATCGTCCGCTCGCCCTTCATGGCCCTCTTCGTGCCGACGGCGATCCTCTGCCTCGTCATTGCCGTGCTGGCGGTGATCGACTGGCGCGGCGGGGCGTCCACGCTGATGCTGACAGGTGCGGCCCTCTATCTCCTTGCCTCCTTCCTCTCGACCATCATCTTCAACGTGCCGATGAACGACGCGTTGGAAAAGGTCAGCGGCAGCGGGGCGGAGGCGGCGGCGCTCTGGACCACCTATCTCAGGGACTGGACGTGGTGGAACCATGTGCGCACGATCGCCTCGCTGCTCGCCTCGGCCGCTTTCGTGCGGGCGCTGATGGTCGTTTGA
- a CDS encoding ABC transporter permease, with protein MTGAQEFERVLDGSDKNVASFEHQSVPLIKRAQHFLHSTPAAVPLIVLVLAIIIFGATIGERFFSSYTLTLILQQIAIVGILGAAQTLVILTAGIDLSIGVIMVISAVIMGNVAITYGIPTPIAVISGLLVGGLCGLLNGFLVAFMKLPPFIVTLGTWNIVMATNFIYSANETIRDADVDAQAPLLHLFAASFKLGTAVLTLGVIAMVLLVLLLWYVLNHTAWGRHVYAVGDDPEAAKLSGIQAKKVLLTVYTISGIIAAFAAWVSIGRNGSISPSSAVTDYNLQAITATVIGGISLFGGRGSILGTLFGAMIVGVVSMGLNMLGADPQWKVLLTGVLIIAAVAIDQWIRKVSV; from the coding sequence ATGACCGGAGCACAGGAATTCGAACGCGTCCTCGACGGCAGCGACAAGAACGTCGCCTCCTTCGAGCACCAGAGCGTCCCGCTGATTAAGCGTGCCCAGCATTTTCTGCACTCGACGCCGGCCGCCGTGCCGCTGATCGTGCTGGTGCTGGCGATCATCATCTTCGGGGCGACGATCGGCGAGCGCTTCTTCTCGTCCTACACCCTGACCCTGATCCTGCAGCAGATCGCCATCGTCGGCATTCTCGGCGCGGCCCAGACGCTGGTCATCCTGACGGCCGGCATCGATCTTTCGATCGGCGTCATCATGGTGATTTCGGCCGTTATCATGGGCAATGTCGCCATCACTTACGGCATACCGACGCCGATCGCAGTGATTTCGGGCCTTCTGGTCGGCGGCCTCTGCGGCCTGCTGAACGGCTTCCTCGTCGCCTTCATGAAGCTGCCGCCCTTCATCGTCACTCTCGGCACCTGGAACATCGTCATGGCGACGAATTTCATCTATTCCGCCAATGAGACGATCCGAGACGCAGATGTCGACGCACAGGCGCCGCTGCTGCATCTTTTCGCGGCTAGCTTCAAGCTCGGCACCGCCGTGCTCACCCTCGGCGTCATCGCCATGGTGCTGCTCGTCCTGCTGCTCTGGTATGTACTCAATCACACCGCCTGGGGCCGGCATGTCTATGCGGTCGGCGACGATCCGGAGGCGGCCAAGCTTTCCGGTATCCAGGCCAAGAAGGTGCTGCTGACCGTCTATACCATCTCGGGCATCATCGCCGCCTTCGCCGCCTGGGTCTCGATCGGCCGCAACGGCTCGATTTCCCCGTCCTCGGCCGTCACCGATTATAACCTGCAGGCGATCACCGCGACGGTGATCGGCGGCATCTCGCTCTTCGGTGGCCGCGGCTCCATTCTCGGCACGCTGTTCGGCGCCATGATCGTCGGCGTCGTGTCGATGGGCCTCAACATGCTCGGTGCCGACCCGCAATGGAAGGTTCTTTTGACAGGCGTGCTGATCATCGCCGCCGTCGCCATCGATCAGTGGATCAGAAAGGTTTCGGTGTGA
- a CDS encoding glyoxalase superfamily protein, whose translation MRDFGDAKLMAKTLRQALADRGVSVTRSETLEIVARQFGLEQWNILSAKIDAAAAGRSAIGIEPPMPIFRIFSVEKAMEFYCGFLGFTLDWEHRFGDYFPLYCQVSRDDMALHLSEHSGDASPGAKAFVRVANIRAYHAELAGKDYRYMKPGIEEAPWGLEMTVIDPFSNRIAFCEQN comes from the coding sequence ATGCGCGATTTTGGCGATGCCAAGCTCATGGCAAAGACATTACGGCAGGCTCTCGCCGACCGCGGCGTCTCTGTTACCCGCAGCGAGACGCTCGAAATCGTTGCCCGGCAGTTCGGGCTCGAGCAATGGAATATTCTTTCGGCGAAGATCGATGCGGCGGCTGCCGGCCGCTCCGCGATCGGCATCGAACCGCCGATGCCGATCTTCCGCATCTTCTCGGTGGAAAAGGCGATGGAATTCTATTGCGGCTTCCTCGGCTTCACGCTCGATTGGGAGCACCGCTTCGGCGACTATTTCCCGCTCTATTGCCAGGTCTCGCGTGACGACATGGCGCTGCACTTGAGCGAACATTCCGGCGACGCCAGCCCCGGCGCCAAGGCCTTCGTCCGCGTCGCCAACATCCGCGCCTATCACGCCGAACTCGCCGGCAAGGACTACCGCTATATGAAACCCGGGATCGAGGAAGCGCCCTGGGGACTGGAGATGACCGTCATCGACCCCTTCAGCAACCGCATCGCCTTTTGCGAGCAGAACTAG
- a CDS encoding sugar ABC transporter substrate-binding protein — MKKSVLAFGALALGVAFSAPAMAADVSACLITKTDTNPFFVKMKEGATAKAKELGVSLKSYAGKVDGDSESQVAAIESCIADGAKGILLTASDTKGIVSSVKKARDAGVLVIALDTPLEPADAADATFATDNLLAGKLIGQWAKETLGDKAKDAKVGFLDLTPSQPTVDVLRDQGFMMGFGIDPKNPDKIGDEDDKRIVGHDVTNGNEEGGRKAMENLLQKDPSINVIHTINEPAAVGAYQALKAVGMEKNVLIVSVDGGCPGVKSVKEGVIGATSQQYPLLMASLGIEAIKKFADSGEKPKPTEGKSFFDTGVSLVTDKPVAGVKSIDTKEGTDKCWG; from the coding sequence ATGAAGAAATCAGTTCTCGCTTTCGGCGCGCTCGCACTCGGCGTTGCCTTCTCCGCACCGGCCATGGCGGCTGACGTTTCCGCCTGCCTGATCACCAAGACCGACACCAACCCCTTCTTCGTCAAGATGAAGGAAGGCGCGACGGCCAAGGCCAAGGAACTCGGCGTTTCGCTGAAGTCCTACGCCGGCAAGGTCGACGGTGACAGCGAAAGCCAGGTCGCTGCGATCGAAAGCTGCATTGCCGACGGCGCGAAGGGCATTCTGCTAACGGCTTCCGACACCAAGGGCATCGTTTCTTCGGTCAAGAAGGCCCGTGATGCCGGCGTGCTGGTCATCGCGCTCGACACGCCGCTCGAGCCGGCCGATGCTGCCGACGCCACCTTCGCCACCGACAACCTGCTCGCCGGCAAGCTGATCGGCCAGTGGGCCAAGGAAACGCTCGGCGACAAGGCCAAGGACGCCAAGGTCGGCTTCCTCGACCTGACGCCGTCGCAGCCGACGGTCGACGTCCTGCGCGACCAGGGCTTCATGATGGGCTTCGGTATCGACCCGAAGAACCCGGACAAGATCGGCGACGAAGACGACAAGCGCATCGTCGGTCATGACGTGACCAACGGCAACGAGGAAGGCGGCCGCAAGGCCATGGAAAACCTTCTGCAGAAGGATCCGAGCATCAACGTCATCCACACGATCAACGAACCGGCCGCTGTCGGCGCCTATCAGGCGCTGAAGGCTGTCGGCATGGAAAAGAACGTCCTGATCGTCTCGGTCGACGGCGGCTGCCCGGGCGTCAAGTCGGTCAAGGAAGGCGTCATCGGCGCCACCTCGCAGCAATATCCGCTGCTGATGGCGTCGCTCGGCATCGAGGCGATCAAAAAGTTCGCCGATAGCGGCGAAAAGCCGAAGCCGACCGAAGGCAAGTCCTTCTTCGATACCGGCGTTTCGCTCGTCACCGACAAGCCGGTCGCCGGCGTCAAGTCGATCGACACCAAGGAAGGCACGGACAAGTGCTGGGGCTAA
- a CDS encoding nucleoside triphosphate hydrolase gives MSLRIDDIAGDVLGRAGDARRFLIAVAGPPGAGKSTMADNLAAALKARGESAEVLPMDGFHMDNAILIERGLLARKGIPETFDVRGFLDIIRAVRAADQEVLVPVFDRSRELAIASARPIDPKDRFIIVEGNYLLFTQGKWAELDGVFDFSIMLAPPIEVLEERLWARWRGYNLDEEAASAKVYGNDLPNGRLILENRRPADVTLEIALA, from the coding sequence ATGAGCCTGCGCATCGATGACATCGCCGGCGACGTGCTTGGCCGCGCCGGCGATGCCAGGCGTTTCCTGATCGCCGTCGCCGGGCCGCCGGGAGCCGGCAAATCGACGATGGCCGACAATCTGGCCGCGGCGCTGAAGGCGCGCGGCGAAAGCGCCGAAGTCCTGCCCATGGACGGCTTCCATATGGACAACGCCATCCTGATCGAACGCGGCCTGCTGGCCCGCAAGGGCATCCCCGAAACCTTCGATGTCAGAGGTTTTCTCGACATCATCCGCGCCGTCAGGGCGGCCGACCAGGAGGTCCTGGTGCCGGTCTTCGACCGCTCGCGCGAACTCGCCATCGCTTCGGCCCGGCCGATCGATCCCAAGGACCGCTTCATCATCGTCGAGGGCAATTATCTGCTCTTCACCCAAGGAAAATGGGCCGAGCTCGACGGCGTCTTCGATTTTTCGATCATGCTGGCGCCGCCGATCGAAGTGCTGGAGGAGCGGCTGTGGGCGCGCTGGCGCGGCTACAACCTCGATGAGGAGGCCGCCAGCGCCAAGGTTTACGGCAACGACCTGCCGAACGGCCGGCTGATCCTCGAAAACCGCCGCCCGGCCGACGTGACGCTGGAGATCGCGCTGGCGTGA
- a CDS encoding orotate phosphoribosyltransferase, which yields MIQTTFPDRALMAELVAKMLWEIKAVHFNAAQPYKLSSGMASPVYIDCRKLLSYPRIRSTVMDFAASTLMRDAGFEQFDCIAGGETAGIPFAALLADRLGLPMIYVRKQPKGHGRNAQIEGNLPEGSRVLVIEDLTTAGGSMFKFIDAIRAAGGIVDHGIALFFYGIFGDQRFTDGKVRLHHIATWRSVLAVARAEKLFDDKTLAEVEAFLDAPLAWSARNGGVSELSL from the coding sequence ATGATCCAGACCACATTTCCCGACCGCGCCCTCATGGCCGAACTGGTGGCAAAGATGCTCTGGGAAATCAAGGCGGTGCATTTCAATGCGGCTCAGCCTTACAAGCTCTCCTCCGGCATGGCGAGCCCGGTTTATATCGATTGCCGCAAGCTGCTCTCCTATCCGCGCATCCGCTCGACGGTGATGGATTTCGCCGCCAGCACGCTCATGCGCGATGCCGGTTTCGAGCAGTTCGATTGCATCGCCGGCGGCGAGACCGCCGGCATTCCCTTCGCCGCCCTGCTCGCCGATCGCCTCGGCCTGCCGATGATCTATGTCCGCAAGCAGCCGAAGGGCCATGGCCGTAATGCGCAGATCGAAGGCAATCTGCCGGAAGGGTCGCGTGTGCTCGTCATCGAGGATCTGACGACGGCCGGCGGCAGCATGTTCAAGTTCATCGACGCCATTCGCGCTGCCGGCGGCATCGTCGATCACGGTATCGCGCTGTTCTTCTACGGGATTTTCGGCGATCAGCGGTTTACTGACGGCAAGGTGAGGCTGCATCACATCGCCACCTGGCGCAGCGTCCTTGCGGTTGCCAGGGCAGAGAAGCTTTTCGACGACAAGACGCTTGCAGAGGTCGAGGCCTTTCTCGATGCGCCATTGGCATGGTCGGCGAGGAATGGCGGGGTAAGTGAGCTTTCGCTCTAA
- a CDS encoding TetR/AcrR family transcriptional regulator, whose amino-acid sequence MSEQKRATRRRQQDHGGQPRRIPRQQRGRERFEKILAVAAELIEQHGSDGLKMSEIVEEAGLSFGALYQYFPDKTSIIRTLAERFNEEGRRCVEAELAKVADPAGLKAALANIVDEYYAFFRREPVMRDIWHATHTDKLLQQVDAEDMEFLAQAFLAVLVRLWPNRDRVELLAIARLTMQLLAAAVRYAVSLDAEEGARAIALFKTMQLVDIGRLVR is encoded by the coding sequence ATGTCGGAGCAGAAGCGCGCAACGCGCAGACGCCAGCAGGACCATGGCGGCCAGCCGCGGCGCATTCCGCGCCAGCAGCGCGGCCGCGAGCGCTTCGAGAAAATCCTCGCCGTCGCCGCCGAACTGATCGAACAGCATGGCAGCGACGGCCTAAAGATGAGCGAGATCGTCGAAGAAGCCGGCCTGTCCTTCGGCGCGCTCTACCAATATTTTCCCGACAAGACCTCGATCATCCGAACGCTTGCCGAGCGCTTCAACGAAGAGGGCAGGCGCTGCGTCGAGGCGGAGCTGGCCAAGGTCGCTGACCCCGCGGGCCTCAAGGCGGCGCTCGCCAATATCGTCGACGAATATTACGCCTTCTTCCGCCGCGAGCCCGTCATGCGCGACATCTGGCATGCGACCCATACCGACAAGCTGCTGCAGCAGGTCGATGCCGAAGACATGGAATTCCTTGCGCAGGCCTTTCTCGCCGTGCTCGTCCGCCTTTGGCCAAACCGCGATCGAGTCGAGCTTCTGGCGATCGCCCGGCTGACGATGCAGCTGCTTGCCGCCGCCGTGCGCTACGCCGTGTCGCTGGATGCGGAGGAGGGCGCCCGGGCGATTGCCCTCTTCAAGACGATGCAGCTCGTCGATATCGGCCGTCTGGTGCGGTAA